One window of the Gavia stellata isolate bGavSte3 chromosome 9, bGavSte3.hap2, whole genome shotgun sequence genome contains the following:
- the SLC16A12 gene encoding monocarboxylate transporter 12, with translation MASLRQAGPPDGGWGWMIVAGCFLVTICTRAVTRCISIFFVEFQAYFGQDYARTAWIHSIVDCATMLCAPLGSLISNHVSCQVGIMLGGLLASTGLILSSFATSLEHLYLSLGALTGLGFALCYSPAIAMVGKYFNKRKALAYGIAMSGSGIGTFILAPVVQLLIEQFSWRGALLILGGFVLNLCVCGALMRPIALREDRKTAPEFLEQDYVPEAQKRDLKRMSICSPLIKVWSHECLCYCSWKEYDFLLMPGFMLLAVSVLFMAYGCSPLFVYLVPYALSVGVNHHQAAFLMSILGVIDIIGNITFGWLTDRRCLKKHRHFCYLFAVGMDGLCCLFLPVLQNFPLLVPFSFTFGYFDGAYVTLIPVVTADVVGTYSLSSALGVVYFLHAIPYLVSPPVAGWLVDTTGSYTASFLLCGFSMICSSMLLCFARLAKKIKRMHLRSLTDDTGTKQHIWTNGAIAYSVTAELDQKDVEFLAADTNSYSNR, from the exons ATGGCCTCGCTGCGGCAGGCCGGCCCTCCCGACGGAGGCTGGGGCTGGATGATCGTTGCCGGCTGCTTCCTCGTCACTATCTGTACCAGGGCCGTGACGAG gtgcatctccattttttttgtGGAGTTCCAGGCATACTTTGGGCAGGATTATGCCAGAACGGCTTGGATCCACTCCATTGTTGACTGTGCTACGATGCTCTGTG cCCCGCTTGGGAGTTTAATCAGTAATCATGTATCCTGCCAAGTTGGTATCATGCTAGGAGGCCTGCTTGCATCTACTGGACTAATTTTGAGTTCATTTGCCACCAGCCTGGAACACCTCTACTTATCATTAGGAGCCCTTACAG GACTTGGGTTTGCACTCTGTTATTCTCCAGCCATCGCGATGGTGGGCAAATATTTCAACAAAAGGAAAGCACTGGCATATGGAATAGCCATGTCAGGAAGTGGAATCGGTACCTTCATCCTGGCCCCCGTAGTCCAGCTCTTAATCGAGCAGTTTTCCTGGCGTGGAGCTTTACTCATCCTGggaggttttgttttaaacctcTGTGTCTGTGGTGCCTTGATGCGGCCTATTGCTCTTAGGGAGGACCGTAAAACTGCTCCTGAGTTTCTTGAACAGGATTATGTTCCCGAAGCACAGAAACGAGACTTAAAGCGAATGTCCATCTGTTCACCTTTAATCAAAGTGTGGTCTCATGAATGTTTATGCTACTGTTCATGGAAGGAATACGACTTTTTACTGATGCCAGGCTTCATGTTGCTGGCAGTGTCGGTTTTATTTATGGCATATGGCTGTAGCCCTCTTTTTGTGTACCTAGTGCCTTATGCTTTGAGCGTTGGAGTGAATCATCACCAGGCTGCCTTCCTCATGTCCATACTTGGTGTCATAGACATCATTGGTAATATCACCTTTGGATGGCTAACAGACAGAAG GTGTCTGAAGAAGCATCGGCACTTTTGCTACCTCTTTGCTGTTGGAATGGATGGCCTCTGTTGTCTTTTCCTGCCAGTTCTCCAAAACTTTCCCTTGCTTGTGCCTTTCTCATTTACCTTTGGATACTTCGATGGAGCCTATGTAACGCTGATCCCTGTTGTGACAGCAGATGTAGTGGGAACTTATTCCTTATCCTCAGCACTGGGTGTCGTGTATTTTCTGCATGCCATACCATATCTAGTGAGCCCGCCTGTTGCAG GTTGGCTTGTGGACACAACTGGCAGCTATACTGCATCATTCCTCCTGTGTGGATTTTCTATGATATGTAGTTCAATGTTATTATGCTTTGCAAGACtagcaaagaaaatcaaaagaatGCATTTGCGATCGCTCACTGATGATACTGGCACCAAACAGCACATCTGGACAAATGGAGCAATAGCTTATTCTGTCACAGCAGAATTAGACCAAAAGGATGTTGAATTTTTGGCTGCAGATACAAACAGCTACAGCAACAGATGA